From a region of the Listeria monocytogenes ATCC 19117 genome:
- the lmaD gene encoding protein LmaD — protein MDRKLLKEKQIQLIFQLEQEENRFIRKRLIEELEFFEALGDREKGLLTAEQKLLILTPSEYREYKRTKSDVQISRLIGVSRSSLAEWKRKKGLNRKKPQPVQQEMIDVLAFHLDKTKDEIGALPASAIECQYEAFVINEAHN, from the coding sequence ATGGATAGAAAACTTTTAAAAGAAAAGCAAATCCAACTAATTTTTCAACTAGAACAAGAAGAAAATCGATTTATTCGAAAGCGTTTAATAGAAGAGTTGGAGTTTTTTGAAGCGCTTGGGGACAGAGAAAAAGGACTGTTAACGGCGGAGCAAAAGTTGCTTATTTTAACACCAAGTGAGTACCGAGAATACAAACGAACTAAATCAGATGTGCAAATTAGTAGGTTAATTGGAGTATCGAGATCGTCTCTTGCGGAATGGAAGCGAAAAAAAGGTTTAAATAGAAAAAAGCCGCAACCGGTTCAGCAGGAAATGATTGATGTATTAGCTTTTCATTTAGATAAAACAAAAGACGAAATTGGCGCTTTACCTGCTTCGGCGATTGAATGTCAGTATGAGGCTTTTGTGATTAATGAAGCGCACAATTAA